From one Pseudomonas fluorescens genomic stretch:
- a CDS encoding YkgJ family cysteine cluster protein, with amino-acid sequence MGAWPTVNSTCATDIRFDCTGCGKCCSGHHVPLTLSEARQWAGAGGQVIVLIEAFLANGLGLPAEQREHAMRRSWPVPCGSSEAWVTITFAAFNPGRCRNLDADNRCGIYETRPLVCRIYPMEINPHIPLRAEAKDCPSEAWQSGPALIHGEQLVDRRLAELIERSRQADRDDIRAKVAICQALGIDVSALKGNGFTAYLPDTSALAQALQQPLLDQPIAPWSLHVLDPALSAELEACGAQVRSEPGVYYSFIGF; translated from the coding sequence ATGGGCGCCTGGCCAACCGTGAACAGCACCTGCGCAACCGATATCCGTTTCGACTGCACTGGCTGTGGCAAATGCTGCAGCGGGCATCATGTGCCCCTGACCCTGAGCGAGGCCCGGCAATGGGCTGGCGCTGGTGGCCAGGTCATCGTCCTGATCGAAGCCTTCCTCGCCAACGGCCTGGGCCTGCCGGCCGAACAACGCGAGCACGCCATGCGCCGCTCATGGCCGGTGCCCTGCGGCAGCAGCGAGGCCTGGGTGACCATCACCTTCGCCGCCTTCAACCCCGGTCGCTGCCGCAATCTGGACGCCGACAACCGCTGCGGCATCTACGAAACCCGCCCGCTGGTATGCCGCATCTATCCGATGGAAATCAACCCGCACATTCCGCTGCGCGCCGAAGCCAAGGACTGCCCGAGCGAAGCCTGGCAAAGCGGCCCGGCGCTGATTCATGGTGAGCAACTGGTTGATCGGCGCCTGGCTGAACTGATCGAGCGCTCGCGCCAGGCTGACCGCGATGATATCCGCGCCAAGGTTGCCATCTGCCAGGCCCTGGGCATCGATGTCAGCGCGCTCAAGGGCAATGGCTTTACCGCTTACCTGCCCGACACCAGCGCGCTGGCCCAGGCCCTGCAGCAGCCGCTGCTCGACCAGCCCATCGCGCCCTGGAGCCTGCATGTGCTCGACCCGGCCTTGAGCGCCGAGCTTGAGGCCTGCGGTGCGCAGGTACGCAGCGAACCGGGCGTGTACTACAGCTTCATCGGTTTCTGA